One segment of Ficedula albicollis isolate OC2 chromosome 2, FicAlb1.5, whole genome shotgun sequence DNA contains the following:
- the XIRP1 gene encoding xin actin-binding repeat-containing protein 1 isoform X1, with protein MEKAEKLRPAQSFPSLCHSPRSNPELRTVLLRKALSVSELVARYQRILNGEKSMTKQEHPKLMDARYPSQNNVIPVGKSCALPPSRPCDMCSSKPKEGVPIPKIGAPARNFTPQITPRCRSSHCAPLEAPSPLRRREDDHTSILTTIQPLSMDSKPHRDPALLSPLQSIQRKARGSPATTTGKESAAKEGKQSQDRIISPVPDTADDSATGRSCDSGTRQLTGVGGGSLAVKECQQQRWWTPTDDRARSFLDPAGSTGLTAQRGGGRLCAPSVKELSALFLPQTAAAAAVASPAQPSTVKDNSIHSPHRQKKSKMSEAQKSSKVAIKKMEDDLPPPPAVGSVQVVAPGGQDLNALPVPPPKQAFSKFYQQRQVNELKRLYRHMHPELRKNLEEAVTEDLAEMLNTEDPNAQGSVNLDKVLPGEVQSMRWIFENWALDSIGDHQATKKLTEEEIIPSGDVKSTSLRFESQSINGYNLTTSAKVSETDFARGDVRTARWLFETQPLDTLNKLYSDETEVQEAVLKEPVQGGDVKGAKQLFEAQSLDAIGRCSSVEEKSILQLKSEIQELKGDVKKTVRLFQTEPLCAIRDKSGTIHEIKSVCREEIQSNAVRTARWLFETQPLDTINKDTSKVQIIRGISLEEIGRPDVSGARWIFETQPLDAIREITVEEQDFKASTDFVTGADVTKQRLLFETQTLDSLKGEASESVAAKEQVIGGDVKSTLWLFETQPMETLKDNFEVGRLTKVELSAEEKGDVKQRKHVFETCPLGSISKAFEEEIPATSMEEVVKGDVKSFKTLFETLPLDSIKQADAEPTTKEEEEKIPAGNVKANQILFETTPLYAIKDSFGNFHEVTSVSREQIISGDVKNYKWMFETRPLDQFDESIKKVDIIRGITKQEVVAGDVRTAKWLFETQPMDVIHLQATEGEKHPSVKREISQKGDVKTCRWLFETQPMHTLYEKAEKKQEEDGSVPQADVKSYTWMFETQPLDSLKGQEEQYLQVSKAYSQEELQGVDVKTVRHLFETEPLGSSTASEADRKKTMRYSSRVEFQSGEVSRVKEFFEAKPLDTATKPKSQKDAGTIEAGSVHKFTWLFENYPMDTLKDSSEGIQEIPPEKDVKGGDVGGKRFVFETYSLDQIHDKVDETELQKIQKDTMSKANVKSCTMLFESQPLYAIQDKEGGYHEVTSVQKEEIMKGDMKGARWLFETKPLDQIKKEEEVFVIRAVTQEDIKKGDVQTARWRFETEPLDSFSGGKLSVPRTVDDVQKGDVQSNKQLFESQQVGQKKYVRMVSVSDVQRGDVRTSTWLFENHPVDSLYGDAERSSSMSTVQREDSQKGDVKRCTWLFETQPMDTLKDTEVTASAGAQEEIPRADVKSTTWLFESTPLDKFSASEGSIEIELKERTMKETLETLCTCQAIQHDGILIEANDVESVKMVKYQLSSPGAPEILKEEIVGGHLQRIMLQLLHRTNVEAQSMLVEEDREGKIKVSPLQLLDQSEANKGKEDLSGDVAKALQGLLSQDSSIKKGMVLQETKSGSVKMTLYSLLFHSVQQKVVKGDVKSTIGNLLASSQEQKAAATIKREDNEKGNVQLFASCIEKGDLSYLRNLQQESEIQSLISAQAEEGADESSPRVVLGANMHVLPNKEQMEKVIAGGEPGAVEGAKKGFVCESTGREGVLEREAVHAAGVTGTTVQCLGKSLPTAMGKEEVLSGGLKVTTKSIQRVADASKKAEKEEATTAHLKEPKTMVQGTFPTQVTAQRAEVDGKQQSVVSGQASQTQTEEKALGTDLQAAMQSLRLATAEAKNIQHHVQSKFQRNREEVHTACRQQTVSSQGTTTLQSTVHQQDSSSTKQESSSTATRTTTTRVQEASKTHTSMSQKSIASHKKVSASEEVQGGQLLSQEIQVVPSRDFSIKDGLYTATPVKTYINPCVESDYKEQSVQEERDVGVRGDVQTAIRALHSAATEQRLVEKEDVVRGNLKATLQSLEKSNVNVSRGDFKAAMIYRNAGQSYSVCKKKNETQLASNETAVVASGSQADNDFPPPPSVAVMKAEHCPPSTKAAREGALPLPTSKDEAPGCSALLQTPLPSLSCKPSDQSPAEKPRPPPKPETTAPPRKKPIPPPKPEHLLHEAHSASANNSTNRSTKPIPPPLPPKPSGLREISKPRSSPTELGLNCMEVHEQSGYEEVQAKCCNLETSVKKTVTVQGINPERKMPKYTAKTPLQIAEERYKASKGGQGKVEPDSAETSKPMKNRVVGFEVKQGVMSDKAAAPRKCPGEVAQRQGELCQEENGCSSLSPPACPGRAQAQDVPGKTEPNTSPVGHNTPPKRGEGTAQNASSKVERESVSNSYGLWDSQRVVQQVHERRQTSHSMSFHQQAVNSLEEHQQGNSRQLKCPDREAETPAQEKPAVVMREKKKRETEDERRKRLSVHKEEIMKGNVKEAMEIFENLRRQEQLQEILTRVREFEEETSKVDVKALKSFFEKVPEWVVRQKARQQDKAEAKEDADSAPSVDLVFEDLERASAEILHLKEQTLARIQDIEEAIKKAIYSVSSLKSESDIAGLSGLFKESLGSAQSSVSSSNIRKISIVSSKARQEEVVLETGEAASVESAKVAEKTEAAKAELEVPRLVQPRVSSPSSPSYITIESAARKPAESARAAHSPPNGASPDCLDSPGKRDAFAQNSFSSYNHPSAGSAGHDKKPLEKRPDPVQTKAGLGSMKQHTPGNANHPGSDKEKGSVDSSKESCHCGVKGSFSEYRSLNVASPQNPRRQKSILELQTGPDGSKLYGATRTVMEQYEEMDQFGNKIITSSTTVTKQSETQTSSTCDVVSHPRYEVSASPVFRRYLKSPGEDFHTNGSFQEPGVVFVTFGNSKPKK; from the exons GTGACTCAGGCACTCGGCAGCTCACTGGGGTTGGTGGTGGGAGCCTGGCTGTGAAggagtgccagcagcagaggtggtgGACACCGACAG ATGATCGGGCACGGTCATTTTTAGACCCAGCAGGCAGCACCGGCCTCACAGCCCAGCGAGGGGGAGGGAGGCTCTGTGCGCCCTCGGTGAAGGAGCTGTCGGCTCTGTTCCTCCCgcagacagctgctgctgctgctgtcgCCAGCCCCGCACAGCCG AGTACTGTGAAGGACAACTCCATTCATTCTCcccacagacagaaaaaaagcaag ATGTCAGAAGCTCAGAAATCATCTAAAGTTGCCATCAAGAAAATGGAAGATGACCTGCCTCCCCCTCCAGCCGTTGGCTCTGTCCAGGTGGTTGCTCCAGGGGGTCAGGATCTCAATGCACTCCCTGTGCCTCCTCCAAAGCAAGCCTTCTCCAAGTTCTACCAGCAGCGCCAGGTGAACGAGCTGAAGAGGCTCTACAGGCACATGCACCCCGAGCTCAGGAAGAACCTGGAGGAAGCTGTGACTGAGGACCTGGCAGAAATGCTAAACACCGAGGATCCCAATGCACAAGGCTCCGTGAACCTGGATAAAGTTCTCCCGGGAGAAGTTCAGTCCATGCGCTGGATTTTTGAGAACTGGGCGCTTGACTCCATTGGGGACCATCAAGCCACAAAGAAGCTGACAGAAGAAGAGATCATTCCCAGTGGGGATGTGAAAAGCACTTCCCTGAGGTTTGAAAGCCAGTCCATAAATGGATACAACCTGACAACATCAGCCAAGGTGTCGGAAACAGACTTTGCCAGAGGGGATGTTCGCACTGCCCGGTGGCTCTTTGAAACCCAGCCACTGGACACATTAAACAAACTGTATTCTGATGAAACCGAGGTGCAGGAGGCAGTTCTCAAGGAGCCTGTCCAGGGAGGTGACGTGAAAGGGGCCAAACAGCTCTTTGAAGCACAGTCCTTGGATGCCATAGGACGCTGCTCCTCAGTGGAGGAGAAGAGCATCCTACAACTCAAGTCAGAAATCCAGGAGCTTAAAGGTGATGTTAAGAAGACTGTCAGGCTCTTCCAAACAGAGCCCCTCTGTGCCATCAGAGACAAAAGTGGGACTATCCATGAAATCAAGTCCGTCTGCCGAGAAGAAATTCAGAGCAATGCGGTCAGGACAGCTCGCTGGCTCTTTGAGACTCAGCCCCTGGATACCATCAACAAGGACACTTCCAAAGTGCAGATAATCCGTGGGATCTCACTGGAAGAAATTGGAAGGCCAGATGTCAGTGGTGCAAGGTGGATATTTGAAACTCAGCCTCTGGATGCCATCAGAGAAATCACAGTAGAAGAACAGGACTTCAAGGCTTCGACAGATTTTGTCACAGGGGCAGATGTCACCAAACAGCGATTGCTCTTCGAGACCCAGACTCTTGACTCCCTGAAAGGAGAAGCTTCAGAAAGTGTTGCAGCCAAAGAGCAAGTCATTGGAGGTGATGTGAAGTCTACACTCTGGCTCTTTGAAACGCAGCCAATGGAAACCCTGAAAGACAATTTTGAGGTGGGACGTTTGACGAAAGTAGAGCTTtcagcagaggagaagggagatgtgaagcaaagaaaacatgTCTTTGAGACCTGTCCCCTTGGCAGCATCTCCAAGGCATTTGAGGAAGAAATTCCAGCCACCAGCATGGAAGAGGTAGTGAAAGGGGATGTGAAATCTTTCAAGACCCTGTTTGAGACCCTCCCCTTAGACAGCATTAAGCAGGCTGATGCTGAGCCCACCAccaaagaagaggaggagaagattCCAGCTGGCAACGTCAAAGCCAACCAAATCCTGTTTGAGACAACACCCCTGTATGCCATCAAGGATAGCTTTGGCAATTTCCACGAAGTCACCTCTGTAAGCAGAGAGCAGATCATCAGCGGTGACGTCAAGAACTACAAGTGGATGTTTGAAACCAGGCCCCTGGACCAGTTTGATGAAAGCATCAAAAAGGTGGACATAATACGGGGGATCACAAAACAAGAGGTGGTGGCTGGTGATGTCAGGACAGCCAAGTGGCTCTTTGAAACGCAGCCCATGGATGTCATTCACCTCCAAGCCACGGAAGGGGAGAAGCACCCCTCAGTGAAGAGGGAGATCTCCCAGAAGGGGGATGTGAAGACCTGCAGGTGGCTGTTTGAGACCCAGCCCATGCACACCCTGTACGAGAAGGCTGAgaagaagcaggaggaggatggcAGCGTGCCCCAAGCTGATGTGAAATCCTACACATGGATGTTTGAGACTCAGCCCCTGGACTCCCTGAAAGGCCAGGAAGAGCAGTATTTGCAAGTCAGTAAGGCCTACAGTCAGGAGGAGTTACAGGGAGTGGACGTCAAAACTGTCCGGCACCTGTTTGAGACTGAGCCCTTGGGCAGCAGCACCGCCAGCGAAGCTGACCGGAAAAAAACCATGCGGTACTCCAGTCGTGTGGAGTTCCAGTCTGGGGAAGTGTCCAGAGTGAAAGAGTTCTTTGAAGCCAAGCCCTTGGACACAGCCACCAAGCCGAAATCCCAGAAGGATGCTGGAACAATTGAAGCTGGGTCTGTGCACAAGTTCACGTGGCTCTTTGAGAACTACCCCATGGACACCCTGAAGGACAGCTCTGAGGGCATCCAGGAAATACCTCCTGAAAAGGATGTCAAGGGGGGAGATGTTGGAGGAAAAAGGTTCGTATTTGAGACCTATTCCCTTGATCAAATCCATGACAAAGTGGATGAGACAGAACTCCAGAAGATCCAGAAAGACACCATGAGCAAAGCTAATGTCAAGTCCTGCACAATGCTCTTTGAAAGCCAACCTTTATACGCTATCCAGGACAAAGAGGGGGGATACCATGAGGTCACCTCagtgcagaaagaagaaatcatGAAAGGTGACATGAAAGGTGCCCGGTGGTTGTTTGAAACCAAGCCCCTGGATCAGatcaagaaggaagaagaggtgTTTGTGATTAGGGCTGTCACCCAAGAGGACATCAAGAAAGGAGATGTCCAGACTGCCCGCTGGAGGTTTGAGACAGAACCTCTTGACTCCTTCTCAGGGGGAAAGTTGTCTGTGCCCAGAACAGTGGATGACGTGCAGAAGGGAGATGTTCAGTCCAACAAGCAGCTCTTTGAGTCCCAGCAGGTGGGCCAGAAGAAGTACGTGAGGATGGTGAGTGTCAGTGACGTGCAGCGGGGTGACGTGAGGACATCCACTTGGCTCTTTGAGAACCATCCTGTGGACTCGCTGTACGGGGACGCAGAGAGGAGCTCGTCCATGAGCACAGTGCAGAGAGAGGACAGCCAGAAAGGGGATGTAAAACGCTGCACCTGGTTGTTTGAAACCCAGCCCATGGACACCCTTAaggacacagaggtgacagccAGCGCTGGGGCCCAAGAGGAGATCCCGCGTGCAGACGTGAAGAGCACAACGTGGCTCTTTGAGAGCACGCCCCTGGATAAATTTAGTGCTTCCGAAGGTAGCATAGAAATAGAACTGAAGGAAAGAACCATGAAGGAGACTTTAGAGACTCTCTGCACTTGCCAGGCTATCCAGCATGATGGGATCCTCATTGAAGCTAATGATGTGGAGAGTGTGAAGATGGTGAAGTAccagctcagcagcccaggagctccAGAGATCCTGAAAGAGGAGATTGTGGGAGGCCACTTGCAAAGGATTATgttgcagctcctgcacaggacCAATGTGGAAGCACAGAGCATGCTGGTGGAGGAGGACAGAGAGGGCAAGATCAAAGTAAGCCCATTGCAGCTGCTGGACCAGAGTGAAGCCAATAAAGGCAAAGAGGACTTGAGTGGAGATGTTGCCAAGGCCTTACAGGGTCTCCTCAGCCAAGATTCTTCCATCAAAAAGGGGATGGTCCTGCAAGAGACAAAGTCAGGATCAGTGAAGATGACTCTCTACTCCCTCCTGTTCCATTCTGTCCAGCAGAAAGTCGTCAAGGGGGATGTGAAGTCAACGATTGGGAATTTATTGGCTTCTTCtcaggagcagaaagcagcagccaccatCAAGCGCGAGGACAATGAGAAGGGAAATGTCCAACTTTTTGCGAGCTGCATCGAGAAGGGAGACCTCAGCTATCTGAGGAATCTCCAGCAGGAGTCAGAGATACAATCCCTCATCTCTGCCCAAGCTGAGGAGGGGGCAGATGAGAGCAGCCCACGGGTTGTGCTGGGGGCTAACATGCATGTCTTGCCAAATAAAGAACAAATGGAGAAAGTGATTGCAGGAGGTGAGCCAGGGGCTGTGGAGGGAGCAAAAAAGGGATTTGTATGTGAAAGCACGGGCAGAGAGGGTGTGTTAGAGAGAGAGGCTGTGCATGCAGCAGGTGTGACAGGAACCACTGTGCAATGTCTTGGGAagtccctgcccacagccatgGGAAAGGAAGAAGTTCTGTCCGGAGGGCTGAAGGTGACCACAAAGTCAATCCAAAGGGTTGCAGACGCCAGCaagaaggcagagaaagaagaagCCACCACTGCGCATTTGAAAGAACCAAAAACTATGGTACAAGGCACATTTCCAACCCAAGTGACAGCTCAGAGGGCAGAAGTGGATGGGAAACAGCAGAGTGTGGTGTCTGGGCAAGCCAGCCAGACTCAGacagaagaaaaggctctggggaCTGACCTTCAGGCTGCAATGCAAAGCCTGAGGCTGGcaacagcagaagcaaaaaacATTCAGCACCACGTTCAGAGCAAGTTCCAGAGGAACAGGGAGGAGGTCCACacagcctgcaggcagcagacagTCAGCTCACAGGGCACCACGACCCTCCAGTCGACCGTACACCAGCAGGACTCTTCATCCAccaagcaggagagcagcagcactgccaccaggACCACCACCACCAGAGTCCAGGAGGCATCCAAGACCCACACAAGCATGTCTCAGAAGAGCATAGCATCACACAAAAAGGTCAGTGCTTCTGAGGAAGTACAGGGAGGACAACTATTGAGCCAGGAAATCCAAGTTGTGCCCAGTAGAGATTTTAGCATTAAGGATGGCCTTTATACTGCCACACCTGTGAAAACCTATATAAACCCTTGTGTTGAGTCTGATTACAAAGAGCAATCAGTGCAAGAAGAAAGAGATGTTGGTGTCAGAGGGGATGTGCAGACAGCTATCAGAGCACTGCATAGTGCCGCCACTGAACAGCGCCTGGTAGAAAAGGAGGACGTTGTCCGAGGTAATTTAAAAGCCACACTTCAGTCGCTGGAAAAGTCTAACGTTAATGTCTCCAGAGGGGATTTTAAAGCTGCTATGATATACAGAAATGCAGGGCAGTCCTATTCTGtgtgtaaaaagaaaaatgagactCAACTGGCTAGTAACGAGACTGCTGTAGTGGCTTCAGGGTCACAGGCTGATAATgactttcctcctcctccctcagtTGCTGTGATGAAAGCAGAGCATTGCCCACCCTCAACTAAAGCAGCAAGAGAAGGTGCCCTTCCATTACCAACCAGCAAAGATGAAGCCCCAGGATGTTCTGCACTACTCCAAacccctctcccttctctgtccTGCAAACCCAGTGACCAGAGTCCTGCAGAGAAGCCCAGGCCTCCTCCaaaaccagaaactactgcccCACCCAGGAAAAAACCTATTCCCCCTCCAAAACCTGAGCACCTTTTACATGAGGCACATTCTGCCTCTGCAAATAACAGCACAAACAGATCAACAAAACCCATCCCACCACCCCTGCCTCCAAAACCTTCAGGCTTGAGGGAGATCAGCAAGCCAAGGTCTTcccccacagagctgggattaaACTGCATGGAAGTTCATGAACAATCAGGCTATGAGGAGGTTCAAGCAAAATGCTGCAATCTAGAGACGTCTGTGAAGAAGACTGTCACAGTTCAGGGTATAAATCCTGAGAGAAAGATGCCAAAATACACTGCCAAAACCCCTCTTCAAATAGCAGAAGAAAGGTACAAGGCCAGCAAAGGAGGACAAGGAAAGGTAGAACCAGACAGTGCTGAGACCTCAAAGCCAATGAAAAATAGAGTGGTTGGTTTTGAAGTCAAGCAGGGAGTGATGAGTGATaaagcagctgctccaaggaAATGCCCAGGAGAGGTGGCtcaaaggcagggagagctgtgccaAGAGGAGAATGGGTGCTCTTCACTGTCacctccagcctgtcctggcagagcacaggcacaggatgTGCCAGGAAAAACTGAGCCAAACACCTCCCCTGTGGGCCACAACACCCCTCCAAAAAGAGGAGAAGGCACTGCACAAAATGCCTCATCCAAGGTGGAAAGGGAAAGTGTCTCTAATTCTTATGGATTGTGGGATAGTCAGAGAGTCGTGCAGCAGGTGCATGAGAGGAGGCAAACGTCTCATTCAATGTCCTTCCATCAGCAGGCAGTAAACTCCTTAGAGGAGcaccagcagggaaacagcaggcaACTGAAATGTCCTGACAGGGAGGCAGAGACACCTGCCCAGGAGAAGCCAGCAGTCGttatgagagagaaaaaaaagagagaaacgGAAGATGAGCGTCGGAAGAGGTTGTCAGTACACAAAGAGGAGATCATGAAAGGCAATGTCAAGGAGGCTATGGAGATCTTTGAGAACCTCAGGagacaggagcagctgcaggagatcTTGACCCGAGTGAGGGAGTTTGAGGAGGAGACAAGCAAGGTGGACGTGAAAGCTCTCAAGAGCTTCTTTGAGAAGGTGCCCGAGTGGGTTGTGCGCCAGAAGGCaaggcagcaggacaaggcTGAGGCAAAGGAGGACGCTGACAGTGCCCCCTCCGTGGACCTGGTTTTTGAGGACCTGGAGAGAGCAAGTGCTGAGATTCTCCACCTGAAGGAGCAGACGCTTGCCCGCATCCAGGACATCGAGGAGGCCATCAAGAAAGCCATTTATTCTGTTTCTAGCCTCAAGTCTGAGTCAGACATTGCTGGGCTCTCAGGGCTGTTCAAGGAGTCTCTGGGGAGCGCCCAAAGCTCCGTGAGCAGTAGCAATATCCGTAAAATCAGCATTGTTTCCAGCAAAGCCAGGCAAGAGGAAGTCGTGCTGGAGACAGGGGAAGCAGCATCTGTGGAAAGTGCAAAGGTGGCAGAAAAGACAGAGGCAGCCAAGGCAGAGCTCGAGGTGCCCCGCCTCGTTCAGCCTCGTGtcagctctccctcctctccttcctaCATCACCATCGAGTCTGCTGCCAGGAAACCAGCAGAatcagccagggcagcacatTCCCCCCCGAATGGCGCTTCACCAGACTGTCTTGACTCTCCAGGAAAGAGGGATGCTTTTGCTCAGAACAGCTTTAGCTCCTATAACCACCCCTCAGCAGGGTCTGCTGGGCACGACAAGAAACCCTTGGAGAAGAGGCCAGACCCCGTCCAAACAaaagctgggctgggctccatGAAACAGCACACGCCTGGCAATGCCAACCATCCAGGCAGTGACAAAGAGAAGGGTTCTGTGGACAGCTCCAAAGAGAGCTGCCACTGCGGGGTGAAAGGCAGCTTCTCGGAATACCGCTCCCTGAACGTCGCCAGCCCACAAAACCCACGGAGGCAGAAAAGCATCTTGGAGCTGCAGACAGGGCCTGATGGGTCCAAGCTCTACGGGGCCACCCGGACTGTCATGGAGCAGTATGAGGAAATGGACCAGTTTGGAAACAAAATCATCACTTCGTCCACCACAGTCACCAAGCAATCCGAGACACAAACGTCATCCACGTGCGACGTGGTTTCTCATCCCCGCTATGAGGTGTCTGCCTCACCTGTGTTTCGGAGGTACCTGAAGAGCCCAGGTGAAGATTTCCACACCAATGGGAGTTTTCAGGAGCCAGGAGTGGTCTTTGTCACCTTTGGCAACTCCAAGCCAAAGAAATAG